From one Streptomyces spiramyceticus genomic stretch:
- the lpdA gene encoding dihydrolipoyl dehydrogenase, with translation MANDASTVFDLVILGGGSGGYAAALRGAQLGLDVALIEKNKLGGTCLHNGCIPTKALLHAGEIADQAREATQFGVKATFDGIDMAGVHKYKDDVISGLYKGLQGLVASRKVTYIEGEGRLSSPTSVDVNGQRVQGRHVLLATGSVPKSLPGLEIDGNRIISSDHALVLDRVPKSAVVLGGGVIGVEFASAWKSFGTDVTIVEGLKHLVPVEDENSSKLLERAFRKRGINFSLGAFFEKAEYTADGVKVTLANGKEFEAEVLLVAIGRGPVSQGLGYEEQGVAMDRGYVIVDEYMQTNVPTISAVGDLVPTLQLAHVGFAEGILVAERLAGLKTVPVDYDGVPRVTYCHPEVASVGITEAKAKEVYGADKVVALKYNLAGNGKSKILKTGGEIKLVQVKDGAVVGVHMVGDRMGEQVGEAQLIYNWEALPAEVAQLIHAHPTQSEALGEAHLALAGKPLHSHD, from the coding sequence GTGGCGAACGACGCCAGCACCGTTTTCGACCTAGTGATCCTCGGCGGTGGTAGCGGCGGTTACGCCGCGGCACTGCGCGGAGCGCAGCTGGGCCTGGACGTCGCCCTGATCGAGAAGAACAAGCTCGGCGGCACCTGCCTGCACAACGGCTGCATTCCGACGAAGGCGCTGCTGCACGCGGGCGAGATCGCCGACCAGGCGCGCGAGGCCACGCAGTTCGGCGTCAAGGCCACCTTCGACGGCATCGACATGGCCGGCGTCCACAAGTACAAGGACGACGTGATCTCCGGCCTGTACAAGGGCCTCCAGGGCCTGGTCGCCTCGCGCAAGGTGACGTACATCGAGGGCGAGGGCCGGCTCTCTTCCCCGACTTCCGTCGACGTCAACGGCCAGCGTGTCCAGGGCCGCCACGTCCTGCTGGCGACCGGCTCCGTGCCGAAGTCGCTGCCGGGCCTGGAGATCGACGGCAACCGCATCATCTCCTCGGACCACGCGCTGGTCCTGGACCGCGTGCCGAAGTCCGCGGTCGTCCTCGGCGGCGGCGTCATCGGCGTCGAGTTCGCTTCCGCGTGGAAGTCCTTCGGCACCGACGTCACGATCGTCGAGGGCCTGAAGCACCTCGTACCGGTCGAGGACGAGAACAGCTCCAAGCTCCTGGAGCGCGCGTTCCGCAAGCGCGGCATCAACTTCTCGCTCGGCGCCTTCTTCGAGAAGGCCGAGTACACCGCCGACGGCGTCAAGGTCACCCTCGCCAACGGCAAGGAGTTCGAGGCCGAGGTACTGCTCGTCGCGATCGGCCGCGGCCCCGTCTCGCAGGGTCTCGGTTACGAGGAGCAGGGCGTCGCGATGGACCGCGGCTACGTCATCGTCGACGAGTACATGCAGACGAACGTGCCGACCATCTCCGCCGTCGGTGACCTCGTCCCGACGCTCCAGCTCGCGCACGTCGGCTTCGCCGAGGGCATCCTGGTGGCAGAGCGTCTGGCCGGTCTCAAGACCGTTCCGGTCGACTACGACGGTGTGCCGCGCGTGACGTACTGCCACCCCGAGGTCGCTTCCGTCGGCATCACCGAGGCGAAGGCCAAGGAGGTGTACGGCGCGGACAAGGTCGTCGCTCTCAAGTACAACCTCGCGGGCAACGGCAAGAGCAAGATCCTGAAGACCGGTGGCGAGATCAAGCTCGTCCAGGTCAAGGACGGTGCCGTGGTCGGCGTCCACATGGTCGGTGACCGTATGGGCGAGCAGGTCGGCGAGGCCCAGCTGATCTACAACTGGGAGGCGCTGCCGGCCGAGGTCGCGCAGCTCATCCACGCACACCCGACGCAGAGCGAGGCGCTCGGCGAGGCCCACCTGGCCCTGGCCGGCAAGCCGCTCCACTCCCACGACTAG
- the sucB gene encoding 2-oxoglutarate dehydrogenase, E2 component, dihydrolipoamide succinyltransferase: MPVSVTLPALGESVTEGTVTRWLKAEGERVEADEPLLEVSTDKVDTEIPAPAAGILSSIKVAEDETVEVGAELAIIDDGTGAPAAAPAPAAAEAPAAEAPAAEAPAAEAPAPAAQPQPEAAPAPAAEAPAPAGGAAGTDVVLPALGESVTEGTVTRWLKQVGEEVAEDEPLLEVSTDKVDTEIPSPAAGTLLEILVGEDETAEVGAKLAVIGAAGAAPAAAPAPAAPAPAAAPAPAAAPAPAPAPAPAAAAVEAPVQAPPAAPAPAPAAAPAAPAPAPVTPAGEADGAYVTPLVRKLAAENGVDLSAVKGTGVGGRIRKQDVVAAAEAAKAAAAAPAPVAAVTAGGPAAAAKAPSLEVSPLRGQTVKMTRMRKVIGDNMMKALHTQAQLTSVVEVDITKLMKLRNQAKDAFAAREGVKLSPMPFFVKAAAQALKAYPVVNARINEDEGTITYFDTENIGIAVDSEKGLMTPVIKGAGDLNLAGISKKTAELAGKVRGNKITPDELSGATFTISNTGSRGALFDTVIVPPNQVAILGIGATVKRPAVIETAEGTVIGIRDMTYLALSYDHRLVDGADAARYLTAVKAILEAGEFEVELGL, encoded by the coding sequence ATGCCGGTTTCCGTAACCCTTCCGGCGCTCGGCGAGAGCGTCACCGAGGGCACTGTCACCCGTTGGCTGAAGGCCGAGGGCGAGCGCGTCGAGGCTGACGAGCCGCTGCTCGAGGTGTCGACCGACAAGGTCGACACCGAGATCCCGGCCCCCGCCGCGGGCATCCTCTCGTCCATCAAGGTCGCCGAGGACGAGACCGTCGAGGTCGGCGCCGAGCTGGCCATCATCGACGACGGCACGGGTGCGCCCGCTGCCGCCCCAGCCCCGGCTGCTGCCGAGGCCCCTGCTGCCGAGGCCCCTGCCGCCGAGGCCCCCGCTGCCGAGGCTCCGGCCCCGGCCGCCCAGCCTCAGCCCGAGGCCGCCCCGGCGCCCGCCGCCGAGGCCCCGGCCCCGGCCGGTGGCGCCGCCGGTACTGACGTCGTGCTGCCCGCACTGGGCGAGTCGGTCACCGAGGGCACCGTCACCCGCTGGCTGAAGCAGGTCGGCGAGGAGGTCGCGGAGGACGAGCCGCTGCTCGAGGTCTCGACCGACAAGGTCGACACCGAGATCCCCTCCCCGGCCGCGGGCACGCTGCTGGAGATCCTGGTCGGCGAGGACGAGACCGCCGAGGTAGGCGCGAAGCTCGCCGTCATCGGTGCCGCGGGCGCAGCCCCGGCCGCCGCCCCGGCTCCGGCCGCTCCTGCCCCGGCTGCCGCTCCGGCTCCGGCCGCTGCTCCGGCGCCCGCCCCGGCGCCGGCTCCGGCCGCCGCCGCTGTTGAGGCTCCGGTCCAGGCCCCGCCCGCCGCCCCGGCTCCGGCTCCGGCCGCCGCCCCCGCGGCTCCGGCTCCCGCCCCCGTCACCCCTGCGGGCGAAGCGGACGGCGCGTACGTGACCCCCCTGGTCCGTAAGCTCGCTGCGGAGAACGGCGTGGACCTGTCCGCGGTCAAGGGCACCGGCGTCGGTGGCCGTATCCGCAAGCAGGACGTCGTAGCCGCCGCGGAGGCCGCCAAGGCCGCCGCTGCCGCTCCGGCGCCCGTCGCCGCTGTGACTGCCGGTGGCCCTGCGGCCGCCGCGAAGGCTCCGTCCCTCGAGGTGTCCCCGCTGCGCGGCCAGACGGTCAAGATGACCCGCATGCGCAAGGTCATCGGCGACAACATGATGAAGGCGCTGCACACGCAGGCCCAGCTGACCTCGGTCGTCGAGGTCGACATCACGAAGCTGATGAAGCTGCGCAACCAGGCGAAGGACGCGTTCGCCGCCCGCGAGGGCGTCAAGCTGTCCCCGATGCCGTTCTTCGTCAAGGCCGCGGCCCAGGCGCTGAAGGCCTACCCGGTCGTCAACGCCCGGATCAACGAGGACGAGGGCACCATCACCTACTTCGACACCGAGAACATCGGTATCGCGGTGGACTCCGAGAAGGGTCTGATGACTCCGGTCATCAAGGGTGCGGGCGACCTCAACCTGGCCGGTATCTCGAAGAAGACGGCGGAGCTGGCCGGCAAGGTCCGCGGCAACAAGATCACCCCGGACGAGCTGTCCGGTGCGACCTTCACCATCAGCAACACCGGCTCGCGCGGTGCGCTGTTCGACACGGTCATCGTGCCGCCGAACCAGGTCGCCATCCTGGGCATCGGTGCCACCGTCAAGCGCCCGGCGGTCATCGAGACCGCCGAGGGCACGGTCATCGGCATCCGTGACATGACGTACCTGGCTCTCTCCTACGACCACCGTCTGGTGGACGGCGCCGACGCGGCCCGTTACCTGACGGCCGTCAAGGCGATCCTGGAAGCGGGCGAGTTCGAGGTCGAGCTCGGCCTGTAA
- a CDS encoding GntR family transcriptional regulator, whose translation MTPPVVHSLREQIREHIVEGIVSGRWKPGERIVERRIATELEVSQTPVREALRELESLRLIESAPNKGVRVRNLTAADLEESYPVRAGLEQIAAELAASALADDCSALEPHVAALYEADRAADGTAQVRHTVGFHRELVRAANNSVLLHTWEGLGIEVFTALSIRWLGTVQKSYAEEHEALVQAFRRRDPNIGNLVKAHVLGCAPRA comes from the coding sequence ATGACCCCGCCCGTCGTCCACTCGCTGCGCGAGCAGATCCGCGAGCACATCGTGGAGGGGATCGTCAGCGGGCGCTGGAAGCCGGGCGAGCGGATCGTGGAGCGCCGGATCGCGACCGAGCTGGAGGTCAGCCAGACGCCCGTACGCGAGGCGCTGCGCGAGCTGGAGTCCCTGCGCCTCATCGAGTCGGCGCCCAACAAGGGCGTACGAGTGCGGAATCTGACGGCGGCGGACCTGGAGGAGAGCTACCCGGTTCGCGCGGGCCTGGAGCAGATCGCGGCGGAGCTGGCGGCGTCTGCCCTGGCGGACGACTGCTCGGCGCTGGAGCCGCACGTTGCGGCCCTGTACGAGGCGGACCGCGCGGCGGACGGCACGGCGCAGGTCCGTCACACGGTCGGGTTCCATCGCGAGCTGGTCCGCGCGGCGAACAACAGCGTGCTGCTGCACACCTGGGAGGGCCTCGGCATCGAGGTCTTCACGGCGCTCTCCATCCGGTGGCTGGGCACGGTCCAGAAGTCGTACGCGGAGGAGCACGAGGCACTGGTGCAGGCCTTCCGCCGCCGAGACCCGAACATCGGCAACCTGGTCAAGGCCCATGTCCTGGGCTGCGCACCGCGCGCGTAA